The following are from one region of the Oreochromis aureus strain Israel breed Guangdong linkage group 1, ZZ_aureus, whole genome shotgun sequence genome:
- the LOC120435446 gene encoding cell surface A33 antigen-like, whose amino-acid sequence MEERISALMLLCMVLSGVSAITVTIPQSQYEYARGDNITLPCSFTTTTPINSRTLVVITWSSLTQQTVIDETVIATYYHGPAPTTDIDTDYEGRVSMDVDVTQGKANLKLSSISLADNKDFECRVQIPVDKKGKQTAITNLVVLAAPSKPICKIQGTAEYHQNISLICVSEEGSPPPTYSWERRDVTNNPVPHDPSTTDKGGILSLYDISIWTSGYYICTSENKIHAATCNITLSVRPPKISSSLGWLLDILN is encoded by the exons ATGGAAGAGAGGATTTCTGCGTTGATGCTCCTGTGTATGG TGCTGTCAGGTGTCAGTGCCATTACTGTTACCATCCCCCAAAGTCAGTATGAGTACGCCAGGGGTGACAACATCACACTGCCCTGCTCCTTTACAACTACAACTCCCATAAACTCCCGGACATTAGTCGTCATCACTTGGTCTTCTTTGACTCAACAAACTGTCATTGATGAG ACAGTGATCGCCACCTACTATCATGGCCCTGCCCCAACTACTGACATAGACACTGACTATGAAGGTCGGGTGTCCATGGATGTAGATGTCACTCAGGGAAAGGCTAACCTGAAGCTTTCCTCCATCTCACTAGCTGACAACAAAGATTTTGAGTGCCGTGTGCAGATCCCAGTTGACAAGAAGGGCAAACAAACTGCCATCACAAACTTGGTGGTTCTAG CGGCTCCCTCTAAGCCCATCTGCAAGATCCAGGGAACAGCAGAGTACCATCAGAATATCAGCTTGATATGTGTGTCCGAGGAAGGTTCTCCACCCCCCACCTATAGCTGGGAGCGTCGTGATGTAACGAACAACCCTGTTCCCCATGACCCCAGTACCACTGACA AGGGAGGCATCCTTTCTCTGTATGATATCTCCATATGGACATCAGGATACTACATCTGCACCTCGGAGAACAAGATCCATGCTGCTACCTGCAACATCACCCTTTCAGTCAGGCCACCTAAAATAAGCTCTTCTTTAGGTTGGCTTTTGGACATTTTGAATTAA
- the LOC120438454 gene encoding cell surface A33 antigen-like, with product MEERIFPCTLLCLLLSGVGAVTVTIPQSQYEYARGDNITLPCSFITTATITSRTQVVITWSSLTQQTPIDETVIATYYHGPTPVTDIDTDYEGRVSVDVDVTQGKANMKLFSISLADNKNFECRVQIPGDKKGKQTAITNLVVLVAPSTPVCKIQGTAQYGQNITLTCASAEGSPTPTYSWKHYCEHNQPVPQDPQTTDKDGILSLYNISKDTSGFYICTSQNKLNAATCNLTISLMPPSMNDITTGGIIGRFLAYLVFLIIIIIIIIIFFFFCQNK from the exons ATGGAGGAGAGGATTTTTCCATGTACgcttctgtgtctgt TGCTGTCAGGTGTCGGTGCCGTTACTGTTACCATCCCCCAAAGTCAGTATGAGTATGCCAGAGGGGACAACATCACACTGCCCTGCTCCTTTATAACTACAGCTACGATAACCTCCCGGACACAAGTCGTCATCACTTGGTCTTCTTTGACTCAACAAACTCCCATTGATGAG ACAGTGATCGCCACCTACTATCATGGCCCTACCCCCGTCACTGACATAGACACTGACTATGAAGGTCGGGTGTCCGTGGATGTAGATGTCACTCAGGGAAAGGCTAACATGAAGCTTTTCTCCATCTCACTAGCTGACAATAAAAATTTTGAGTGTCGTGTGCAGATCCCAGGTGACAAGAAGGGCAAACAAACTGCCATCACAAACTTGGTGGTTCTAG TGGCCCCCTCTACACCCGTCTGTAAGATCCAGGGAACAGCACAGTATGGCCAGAATATCACCTTAACCTGTGCGTCTGCAGAAGGATCTCCAACGCCCACTTATAGCTGGAAACATTATTGTGAGCATAATCAGCCAGTTCCTCAAGACCCCCAAACCACTGACA agGACGGCATCCTGTCACTGTACAATATCTCCAAAGATACATCAGGATTCTACATCTGCACCTCACAGAACAAGCTCAACGCTGCTACCTGCAACCTCACCATCTCACTCATGCCAC CATCCATGAATGATATTACCACTGGAGGAATAATAGGCAGATTTCTTGCTTACCTGGTCTTtctcattatcatcatcatcatcatcatcatcttcttcttcttttgccaAAATAAATAG
- the gpa33a gene encoding cell surface A33 antigen, producing the protein MEKNFSLTLLCLMLSGVGAVTVTIPQSQYEYARGDNITLPCSFRTTVSITSQTQVVITWSSLTQQTTIDETVIATYFHGPTPTTDIDTDYESRVSLDVGVTQGKANLKLFSISLADNKNFECRVQIPGDRSGKQTAITNLVVLVAPSTPVCKIQGTAQYGQDITLTCASAEGSPNPTYSWKRFNVQNQSVPQDSRTTDKDGILSLYNISKDTSGYYVCTSQNKIRAATCNLTLSVMPPSMNVASTAGIIGGVAAALIILIIVICCCCRRKKNKDEEYAMGVREGDEYHDKEPDRNGEGRRVEGQGKDSYEDSSVKKTERNEEKSEPDRRDYDDRRSDYDDRRSDYDDRRSDYDDRRSDYDDRRRDVDDRRRDYDDRRRDYDDRRSDYDDRRSDYSDRRERYDDDRRYQDRRRDDNRYDDRDRDRDRPPVPNSKPPRRDYDD; encoded by the exons ATGGAGAAGAACTTTTCCTTGACGCTTCTGTGTCTGA TGCTGTCAGGTGTCGGTGCCGTTACTGTTACCATCCCCCAAAGTCAGTATGAGTATGCCAGAGGGGACAACATCACACTGCCCTGCTCCTTTAGAACTACAGTTTCGATAACCTCCCAGACACAAGTCGTCATCACTTGGTCTTCTTTGACTCAACAAACTACCATTGATGAG ACAGTGATCGCCACCTACTTTCATGGCCCTACCCCAACTACTGACATAGACACTGACTATGAAAGTCGGGTGTCCCTGGATGTGGGTGTCACTCAGGGAAAGGCTAACCTGAAGCTTTTCTCCATCTCACTAGCTGACAATAAAAATTTTGAGTGTCGTGTGCAGATCCCAGGTGACAGGAGTGGCAAACAAACTGCCATCACAAACTTGGTGGTTCTAG TGGCTCCCTCTACACCCGTCTGTAAGATCCAGGGAACAGCACAGTATGGCCAAGATATCACATTGACCTGTGCGTCTGCAGAAGGATCTCCAAATCCCACTTATAGCTGGAAACGTTTTAATGTGCAGAATCAGTCTGTTCCTCAAGACTCCAGAACCACTGACA AGGACGGCATCCTGTCTCTGTATAATATCTCCAAAGATACATCAGGATACTACGTCTGCACCTCACAGAACAAGATCCGCGCTGCTACCTGCAACCTCACCCTCTCGGTCATGCCAC CATCCATGAACGTTGCTTCCACTGCAGGAATAATTGGTGGAGTTGCTGCTGCCTTGATTATACTCATCATCGTCATCTGTTGCTGCTGTCGCCGAAAGAAGAACAAAGATGAGGAATACGCCATGGG AGTTCGTGAGGGGGATGAGTACCACGACAAGGAGCCGGATAGGAATGGTGAGGGTCGACGTGTTGAAGGGCAGGGGAAGGACAGCTATGAGGACTCCAGTGTCAAGAAGACTGAACGCAATGAAGAAAAGAGTGAGCCAGATCGCCGCGATTACGACGACCGCCGCAGCGATTACGACGACCGCCGCAGCGACTACGACGACCGCCGCAGCGACTACGACGACCGCCGCAGCGACTACGACGATCGACGGCGCGACGTCGACGATCGGCGCCGCGACTATGACGATCGGCGCCGCGACTATGATGACCGGCGCAGCGACTACGACGATCGGCGCAGCGACTACAGTGACCGCCGCGAGCGCTACGATGACGATCGCCGTTACCAAGATCGTCGCCGTGATGACAACCGCTATGATGATCGTGATCGTGACCGTGATAGACCACCAGTGCCCAACAGTAAGCCCCCAAGGAGGGACTACGATGACTAA